One Alkalicoccus halolimnae DNA segment encodes these proteins:
- the greA gene encoding transcription elongation factor GreA encodes MAEDKHYMTEDGKQKLEKELELLKTEKRKEVVERIKIARSFGDLSENSEYDSAKEEQAFVEGRILQLESMIRNSEIIEEDTDASTVQVGKTVKIKELPDGDEEEYTIVGRAEADPVEGKISNDSPMAKSLFGKAPGEQVMVATPGGDMKVEIIKIY; translated from the coding sequence ATGGCAGAAGATAAACACTATATGACGGAAGATGGGAAACAGAAGCTCGAGAAAGAACTGGAGCTTTTAAAAACAGAAAAAAGAAAAGAAGTAGTCGAAAGAATTAAGATTGCCCGCAGCTTTGGTGATCTTTCCGAAAACTCGGAATATGATTCTGCTAAAGAAGAGCAGGCTTTTGTAGAAGGCCGTATCTTACAGCTTGAATCAATGATCCGTAATTCAGAAATTATTGAAGAAGATACTGACGCATCGACCGTTCAGGTAGGAAAAACCGTAAAAATTAAAGAGCTTCCTGATGGCGATGAAGAAGAATACACTATTGTTGGGCGTGCTGAAGCAGATCCTGTTGAAGGTAAGATTTCTAATGATTCTCCTATGGCGAAAAGCCTGTTCGGGAAAGCTCCCGGAGAGCAGGTTATGGTAGCTACTCCAGGAGGAGACATGAAAGTAGAAATTATTAAAATATATTAA
- a CDS encoding YrrS family protein gives MSNKIPQRTNDKKSRKMNKVLNISIGLVVLLIVVVSTGLLVSGGGSSNTASEESESQNNASEESVDNNISLNTETSDSENEGIQNELNAGPEGSENLNNEENQEADEESENNSSDENNANENNQNNQNNVNNGNDQNSDNSAEENEENSETNEVPEEGEWEPIGTSQDNFQLDFERGSTNWNEMIEAISYATGLPSDEDELIVHRLENGGDQYSVVGTVRDRDEDRDRPYQVRLEWVEDEGWKPVSVERLESNPY, from the coding sequence TTGAGTAATAAAATACCACAGCGTACCAACGATAAAAAAAGCCGAAAAATGAATAAGGTTTTGAATATTTCTATAGGTCTTGTAGTCCTATTAATTGTCGTCGTATCAACCGGATTGTTAGTCAGTGGAGGGGGTTCCAGCAACACAGCTTCTGAAGAAAGTGAATCACAGAACAATGCGTCTGAGGAAAGCGTTGATAACAACATTTCATTAAATACGGAAACTTCCGACAGTGAAAATGAAGGCATACAAAATGAACTGAATGCCGGGCCTGAAGGCAGTGAAAATTTAAATAATGAAGAAAACCAGGAAGCTGATGAAGAATCGGAAAACAACAGCTCTGATGAAAATAACGCAAACGAAAACAACCAAAACAACCAAAACAATGTAAATAATGGAAACGATCAGAATAGTGATAACTCAGCGGAAGAGAACGAAGAGAACTCTGAAACAAATGAAGTTCCTGAAGAAGGTGAATGGGAACCAATAGGGACCTCCCAGGATAATTTTCAACTGGATTTTGAGCGTGGAAGTACGAACTGGAATGAGATGATTGAAGCAATTAGTTATGCCACGGGTCTTCCGTCGGATGAAGATGAATTAATTGTTCATCGTCTGGAAAATGGAGGAGATCAGTATTCGGTAGTCGGCACTGTCAGGGATAGAGATGAAGATCGCGATCGTCCTTATCAGGTTCGTCTGGAATGGGTGGAAGATGAAGGATGGAAGCCGGTTAGTGTTGAAAGACTGGAATCCAATCCTTATTAA
- a CDS encoding DUF2536 family protein produces the protein MILKPDAIHDKVEFFEAASLQKLEEMIQKKIDINMDLLLEVYNVQYQIVTDPKTNRTYSTASVHFKQKL, from the coding sequence ATGATTTTAAAACCTGATGCTATTCATGATAAAGTAGAATTTTTTGAGGCTGCCAGCCTTCAAAAACTGGAGGAAATGATTCAGAAGAAAATTGACATAAACATGGACTTGCTATTGGAAGTTTATAATGTGCAATATCAAATTGTTACAGATCCAAAAACCAATCGTACATATTCTACTGCTTCCGTTCATTTCAAACAAAAACTCTAA
- the mtnN gene encoding 5'-methylthioadenosine/S-adenosylhomocysteine nucleosidase: MRIGIIGAMEEEVELLKSEMSGVAETLLAGCEFFEGRLRGVNVVVAKSGIGKVNAAISTTLMNQLFYPDYIINTGSAGGFHKELQVGDIVVSNEVRYNDVDATVFGYEFGQVPRMPSFYEPNEFLIASAKECADEIGIHSVEGLVISGDSFISSEEQEAIIRSHFAAAFASEMEAGAIAQVCYQFQVPFVIIRALSDIAGQDAKISYDQFLETASVNSANMVLLMLEDIRRKG; this comes from the coding sequence ATGCGTATAGGAATTATTGGAGCGATGGAGGAAGAGGTAGAACTTCTGAAGTCGGAAATGAGCGGAGTAGCCGAAACGCTGCTTGCCGGATGTGAATTTTTCGAAGGGCGCCTGCGTGGCGTAAACGTTGTAGTGGCTAAATCAGGAATTGGCAAAGTGAACGCCGCAATAAGTACAACACTGATGAACCAGCTTTTCTACCCGGACTATATTATTAATACAGGATCAGCAGGGGGATTTCACAAAGAACTTCAAGTAGGAGATATCGTTGTATCAAATGAAGTCAGGTACAATGATGTTGATGCGACAGTATTCGGCTATGAATTCGGGCAGGTGCCGCGCATGCCTTCTTTTTACGAGCCCAATGAATTTCTTATAGCAAGCGCAAAAGAGTGTGCAGATGAAATTGGCATTCATTCTGTAGAGGGATTGGTTATTTCAGGAGATTCCTTTATAAGCTCTGAAGAACAGGAAGCAATAATTCGCAGTCACTTTGCTGCAGCCTTTGCTTCAGAAATGGAAGCAGGAGCGATAGCTCAGGTTTGTTATCAGTTTCAAGTCCCTTTTGTCATCATTCGAGCATTATCTGACATAGCAGGACAGGATGCAAAGATATCTTACGATCAATTTTTGGAAACAGCTTCAGTTAATTCAGCTAATATGGTTCTTCTTATGCTTGAAGATATACGCAGAAAAGGCTGA
- a CDS encoding NUDIX hydrolase, whose product MNQLSKDVYYYFQRRKASVLDSENYRRYSIFVPLMRINGSVHVIFEVRSDHVPQPGEICFPGGKVDKTDLTASDAAVRELCEEIGVSSQSVSITGELDYLVTPSKSMIFAYLGEIVEDESFHVNPDEVKEIFTVPLKDLMNITPQEHKINLSVQPEEGFPYHLIPNGEKYPWSAGIIHEKFYRINGYIIWGLTARILHHALEEIKKAGSSSF is encoded by the coding sequence TTGAATCAGCTGTCAAAAGATGTTTATTACTATTTTCAGAGGCGGAAAGCCTCTGTTCTGGATTCCGAAAATTATCGGCGATATTCCATATTCGTCCCTCTTATGAGAATAAACGGCAGTGTCCATGTAATTTTCGAAGTCCGCTCTGATCATGTTCCTCAGCCTGGAGAAATCTGTTTTCCAGGAGGGAAAGTAGATAAAACTGACCTCACTGCTTCTGACGCAGCTGTCAGAGAACTATGTGAAGAGATTGGAGTATCATCTCAATCTGTTTCCATCACAGGTGAACTTGATTATCTGGTAACACCTTCTAAATCCATGATCTTTGCTTATTTAGGAGAAATTGTGGAAGATGAATCATTTCATGTCAATCCTGATGAAGTAAAAGAAATTTTCACAGTACCATTAAAAGATTTGATGAATATTACTCCCCAGGAACATAAGATTAACCTCTCTGTCCAGCCTGAGGAAGGATTTCCATACCATTTAATACCCAATGGTGAAAAATATCCTTGGAGTGCCGGGATCATTCACGAAAAATTTTATCGAATTAACGGATATATTATTTGGGGGCTCACTGCCAGAATTCTCCATCATGCTCTCGAAGAGATAAAAAAAGCAGGATCTTCCTCCTTTTAA
- a CDS encoding HPr family phosphocarrier protein — translation MDLKVKKPIFGESASTFVNRLSAYEGRVLIKKDHWVVDAKSLLGVLALSLYPGDIIHLEFSDGVDQEAVESFIELGYFEKN, via the coding sequence GTGGACTTAAAAGTGAAAAAACCTATTTTTGGTGAAAGTGCAAGTACATTTGTAAATCGTCTGTCAGCTTATGAAGGAAGAGTTTTAATTAAAAAAGATCATTGGGTGGTAGACGCTAAAAGCCTGCTTGGCGTACTTGCCTTGTCGCTTTATCCGGGAGACATTATCCATCTTGAATTCTCAGACGGTGTAGATCAAGAGGCGGTTGAGTCATTTATTGAGCTCGGATATTTCGAAAAAAATTAA
- a CDS encoding S9 family peptidase — MDKRPIKRSDLENIHTLQDPVFSPDAQKVAFVRQKISERSYISHLFVHDVAESSTSQWTFGSGTVSSPQYSPDGKFLAFAGKKQEDNHSQLFLISTNGGEAHKITDLPGGASLPMWNESSDELLFTTLADPEDPLSQKENDDKEDTPIVIEKLKYKSDAAGFFSSQRKQLAVYSMETKRAEIITEETEDLQPVSWSKDGNWIIYLANKEGDFYVGSDVYLFNRKKNEHQKIASGSFSQAAFSPDERNIALLGHKKEFQGATQSQLWISDINGTKLECLTQSADLSFTDSMIGDVISGMNSSGPVWSNDGKCLFVQASFEGSTQLYKVNLSGHLEPLTQGNQHVFTFAVHSGGSMITGVSTPENPGEFYIMTPELSKWQQKTKFHEGFLKEVRVRKAEEIRVKAEDGIQIQGWVIQPADSLEESPGLLEIHGGPHAMYGNTFFHELQLFAAEGYTVFYCNPRGSYGYGQNFVNAVRGDYGGKDYTDIMSFTDKVLDTYPHINENRLGVTGGSYGGFMTNWITAHSDRFQAAATLRCISNWISFYGVSDIGYFFTEWELGIDFLENTEELWNFSPLKYVKQMKTPLLIMHGEKDYRCPVEQAEQLYTALRMAGQEPRFVRFPGANHELSRSGPPLLRQARLQELTDWFNTHLQH; from the coding sequence ATGGATAAAAGACCGATCAAACGCTCTGACCTGGAAAATATACATACACTGCAGGACCCCGTATTTTCCCCGGATGCACAAAAAGTTGCATTTGTTCGTCAAAAAATTTCAGAGAGGTCGTACATTTCCCACCTGTTTGTACACGATGTAGCGGAATCTTCAACCTCTCAATGGACTTTTGGAAGCGGGACAGTAAGCAGTCCGCAGTATTCGCCCGATGGAAAATTTCTGGCTTTCGCCGGAAAAAAACAGGAAGATAACCATTCACAGCTGTTCCTAATTTCTACAAACGGAGGAGAGGCACACAAAATCACTGATCTTCCTGGAGGAGCTTCTCTGCCAATGTGGAATGAAAGCTCAGACGAACTTCTTTTCACTACGCTGGCAGATCCTGAAGACCCCCTTTCCCAAAAAGAAAATGACGATAAGGAAGATACCCCGATTGTCATAGAAAAACTTAAATATAAATCTGATGCTGCAGGCTTTTTTAGCAGCCAAAGAAAGCAGCTCGCTGTATATTCCATGGAAACAAAAAGAGCGGAAATCATAACTGAAGAAACGGAAGACCTACAGCCGGTATCGTGGAGTAAAGACGGAAATTGGATTATTTACCTTGCTAATAAAGAAGGTGATTTTTATGTCGGTTCTGATGTTTACCTGTTCAACAGGAAAAAGAATGAACATCAAAAAATCGCATCCGGGTCTTTTTCTCAGGCGGCTTTTTCCCCTGACGAAAGAAATATTGCACTGCTGGGCCACAAGAAGGAATTTCAGGGAGCTACCCAATCTCAATTATGGATATCCGATATTAACGGAACTAAGCTGGAGTGCCTGACTCAATCAGCAGATTTAAGTTTCACTGATTCGATGATTGGCGATGTGATCAGTGGAATGAACAGCTCCGGCCCCGTCTGGAGCAATGACGGAAAATGCCTTTTCGTGCAGGCAAGTTTTGAAGGCAGCACGCAGTTATATAAAGTTAATTTATCTGGTCACTTAGAGCCATTAACACAAGGAAACCAGCACGTTTTCACTTTCGCGGTCCACAGCGGTGGATCAATGATTACCGGCGTCAGCACTCCGGAAAACCCTGGAGAGTTTTATATTATGACTCCTGAACTATCAAAATGGCAGCAGAAGACGAAATTTCACGAAGGTTTCCTGAAAGAGGTAAGGGTTCGCAAAGCTGAAGAAATCCGCGTAAAAGCGGAAGATGGAATACAGATACAGGGATGGGTCATACAACCGGCAGATTCATTGGAAGAAAGTCCGGGACTGCTCGAGATCCACGGTGGTCCTCACGCTATGTATGGAAATACATTTTTTCACGAACTGCAGCTGTTTGCAGCAGAGGGCTATACCGTTTTTTACTGTAATCCGCGTGGAAGCTACGGATACGGTCAAAATTTCGTGAACGCTGTAAGAGGCGACTATGGAGGTAAAGATTATACGGATATTATGTCGTTTACTGATAAAGTGCTGGATACCTATCCACACATTAACGAAAACCGTCTTGGGGTAACCGGGGGGAGCTACGGTGGCTTTATGACCAACTGGATTACCGCTCACTCTGACAGGTTTCAGGCTGCTGCCACGCTCCGGTGTATTTCCAACTGGATCAGTTTTTACGGGGTAAGTGATATCGGATATTTCTTTACAGAATGGGAACTCGGAATAGATTTTCTCGAAAATACCGAAGAACTATGGAACTTTTCACCATTGAAGTATGTAAAGCAGATGAAGACCCCCCTCCTGATTATGCATGGAGAAAAAGATTACCGCTGCCCGGTTGAACAGGCTGAACAGCTTTATACGGCACTTAGAATGGCTGGACAGGAACCCCGGTTCGTAAGGTTTCCTGGTGCAAATCACGAGCTCTCCCGAAGCGGACCTCCTCTGCTTCGTCAAGCTCGCCTGCAGGAATTGACGGACTGGTTTAATACTCATCTGCAACACTGA
- a CDS encoding metal ABC transporter solute-binding protein, Zn/Mn family produces the protein MKKTNLFWPLPLLLVAACGEESSSTESENPNNSTNEEGIYVTASFSIIGDMAEAVVGDRGTVDYIVPIGEEPHEYEPVPSNFQEVNDADVFYVNGMNLEAWLERIVDNAADTEIVQVTEGMEEIPLEQEDGPDPHAWLSPKNAEVYIDNIVADLSERDPEGAETFEENGRAYLEEIDTLVVEIEEMLADIPEEQRLIVVSENAFKYFGRDFNMDTDGIWDINSHEEGTTGQINRIIDVLNDRDIPAVFVESTVDKRYMETVADNASLEIAGEVYTDAVGVEGSEASSYIDMMRYNAETFAEGLSE, from the coding sequence ATGAAAAAGACAAACTTATTCTGGCCGCTGCCACTGCTTCTGGTTGCAGCTTGTGGAGAAGAATCTTCTTCTACAGAATCTGAAAATCCCAATAATTCAACAAATGAAGAGGGGATCTACGTTACAGCCAGCTTCTCTATTATTGGGGACATGGCTGAGGCTGTAGTTGGAGATCGTGGAACTGTCGATTATATTGTCCCGATCGGAGAAGAACCGCACGAGTATGAACCTGTACCAAGTAACTTCCAGGAAGTGAACGATGCTGATGTTTTTTATGTAAACGGGATGAATCTCGAAGCATGGCTGGAACGGATCGTTGATAATGCTGCTGATACAGAAATAGTCCAAGTTACAGAAGGAATGGAGGAAATTCCTCTGGAGCAGGAAGATGGACCCGATCCTCATGCATGGCTGAGTCCGAAAAATGCGGAAGTTTATATAGATAATATCGTGGCTGACCTTTCCGAGCGGGATCCAGAAGGGGCAGAGACGTTCGAAGAAAACGGTCGTGCCTACCTGGAAGAAATAGATACTCTGGTAGTTGAAATAGAAGAAATGCTTGCAGATATACCAGAAGAACAGCGTCTGATAGTCGTAAGTGAGAATGCTTTCAAGTATTTTGGAAGAGATTTTAACATGGATACGGATGGAATATGGGATATCAACTCGCACGAAGAAGGAACTACAGGCCAGATTAACCGGATTATTGATGTACTAAATGATCGGGATATCCCGGCCGTGTTCGTGGAGTCCACTGTTGACAAACGCTATATGGAAACCGTGGCAGATAATGCCTCTCTTGAAATTGCAGGAGAAGTTTATACAGATGCTGTTGGTGTGGAAGGATCGGAAGCCTCCAGTTATATTGATATGATGCGTTATAATGCAGAAACTTTTGCAGAGGGCCTTTCTGAGTAG
- a CDS encoding HesB-like (seleno)protein, whose amino-acid sequence MQITDQAKQYIEGLMNEHDAANIKIFAAGMGUGGPQLGLALDAPAEEDIIEEINGIQVAFEKMIHEQASGIELGFQQTADGGGLVMNGGDSDCC is encoded by the coding sequence ATGCAGATTACTGATCAGGCAAAGCAGTATATTGAAGGATTAATGAACGAGCACGATGCAGCAAACATTAAAATTTTCGCTGCTGGAATGGGCTGAGGAGGTCCCCAGCTGGGTCTGGCGCTGGATGCGCCGGCAGAAGAAGATATAATTGAAGAAATTAACGGCATACAGGTTGCTTTCGAAAAGATGATTCATGAACAGGCATCCGGAATCGAACTTGGTTTTCAGCAGACGGCTGATGGCGGAGGTCTAGTAATGAATGGCGGAGACAGCGACTGCTGTTAG
- a CDS encoding aldo/keto reductase, with amino-acid sequence MKTITNRKLGSSDMEISPIGLGCWQFSKGSNAVGKYWDSLADEDMNQIIKVSIENGIDWFDTAEVYGNGASERVLAAALDEWNIGFDEVKLATKWWPLFRKAASIEKTIERRKDALNQRPIDLYQIHQPFSVSSIKNQMKAMAELQKQGKVRNIGVSNFNEKQMREAHAVLAEDNLPLVSNQVKYSLLDRRIEKNGLLAAAKELETAVIAYSPLEQGLLSGKYHDNPEMIKKTSGPRKWMGKFKENQLPKTEPLVSLLKEYADQYNVTVSQIVLNWMINYHGSAVFVIPGASKVKQAEENAGAMTFSLTGEELEQISEEAWKVQLYK; translated from the coding sequence ATGAAAACAATAACAAATCGTAAGCTGGGCAGTTCGGATATGGAAATTTCTCCAATCGGTCTGGGCTGCTGGCAGTTTAGTAAAGGCAGCAACGCAGTAGGTAAATATTGGGATAGCTTAGCAGATGAGGATATGAATCAAATAATTAAAGTAAGTATAGAGAATGGCATTGATTGGTTTGATACAGCGGAAGTATACGGGAATGGTGCTTCAGAGCGTGTACTGGCTGCCGCTCTTGATGAATGGAACATAGGTTTTGATGAAGTGAAACTAGCTACTAAATGGTGGCCTCTGTTTAGAAAAGCTGCATCTATTGAAAAGACGATTGAAAGACGTAAGGATGCTTTAAATCAGCGGCCGATTGACCTGTACCAGATTCACCAGCCGTTTTCTGTTTCCTCAATTAAAAATCAAATGAAAGCGATGGCAGAACTTCAGAAGCAGGGCAAAGTCCGCAATATTGGAGTCAGTAATTTTAATGAAAAACAAATGAGAGAGGCTCATGCAGTTTTAGCAGAGGATAACCTTCCGCTCGTTTCAAATCAGGTGAAATACAGCCTGCTCGACAGACGTATCGAAAAGAACGGACTACTGGCTGCAGCAAAAGAACTGGAAACCGCGGTTATCGCTTATTCCCCGCTGGAACAAGGACTTCTATCTGGTAAGTATCATGATAATCCGGAAATGATTAAAAAAACGTCCGGTCCAAGAAAGTGGATGGGAAAATTCAAAGAAAACCAATTGCCTAAAACGGAACCGCTTGTCTCCTTACTGAAGGAATATGCTGATCAATATAATGTTACCGTAAGCCAGATTGTACTTAACTGGATGATTAATTACCACGGAAGCGCGGTATTTGTAATACCGGGAGCATCGAAAGTGAAGCAGGCAGAAGAAAATGCAGGAGCGATGACTTTTTCTCTTACTGGAGAAGAGCTGGAGCAGATTTCTGAAGAAGCCTGGAAAGTACAGTTATATAAATAA
- the dapF gene encoding diaminopimelate epimerase, whose protein sequence is MNIEFLKCHGSGNDFIIIDEWTKGYRFTEEERKEAAIQLSRRNSIIGSDGILFVIGSSNADAKMRMFNSDGSEAEMCGNGLRCVARYAIEKLKKESLMIETMKAILPAAKVPDVYEGIQTFEVAIEPVSLNPASLPLQTGKASWKETIIPEIDKELTFTALSVPNPHLVTIVEKVSDEQVKAVGKKANELKQLLPNGTNVSFVKIINESTIFVRTYERGVGLTNACGTAMSAATLVSCLLGRQPLNEVITVLNPGGMVQTVAEVRGDESYSIKLRGNATYEFSGSVQLDFHNAEKSDLIETQDFPEETAAYKKMADYAKTMA, encoded by the coding sequence ATGAATATTGAATTTTTGAAATGTCATGGTTCGGGTAACGATTTTATAATCATTGATGAATGGACGAAGGGATATCGATTTACGGAGGAAGAAAGAAAAGAAGCAGCAATTCAGCTGAGCAGAAGAAACAGCATTATTGGATCAGACGGTATCCTTTTTGTTATAGGAAGCAGTAATGCAGATGCTAAAATGCGAATGTTTAATTCAGATGGCTCAGAAGCAGAAATGTGCGGGAATGGACTCCGGTGTGTCGCCAGATATGCGATTGAGAAGCTGAAAAAAGAATCATTGATGATTGAAACAATGAAAGCAATTCTTCCGGCAGCTAAAGTACCGGATGTATACGAAGGTATTCAAACGTTTGAAGTGGCAATCGAGCCGGTTTCACTAAATCCGGCATCACTGCCTCTGCAAACCGGAAAAGCCTCATGGAAAGAGACTATCATACCTGAAATTGACAAGGAGCTCACTTTTACTGCTTTAAGTGTACCAAATCCTCATCTCGTTACAATTGTGGAGAAAGTGAGCGACGAGCAGGTTAAAGCAGTCGGAAAGAAAGCAAATGAACTGAAACAGCTTCTTCCGAATGGTACAAATGTAAGCTTTGTTAAAATTATTAACGAAAGTACGATATTTGTAAGAACTTATGAAAGAGGAGTAGGTTTAACAAATGCCTGTGGAACCGCTATGTCTGCTGCAACACTTGTCAGCTGCCTGCTCGGGCGCCAGCCGCTCAACGAGGTCATTACAGTATTAAACCCTGGAGGAATGGTGCAGACAGTAGCAGAAGTACGGGGAGACGAGTCTTACTCTATTAAGCTCCGCGGTAATGCGACATACGAATTCAGCGGCAGTGTGCAGTTGGATTTTCATAATGCAGAAAAATCCGATCTGATTGAAACACAGGATTTTCCCGAGGAAACAGCAGCTTATAAAAAAATGGCCGACTACGCAAAAACGATGGCATAA
- a CDS encoding aldo/keto reductase, with the protein MQYIKLNNEVEMPQLGFGVWQVEDEEATEAVKEAVRVGYRSIDTAMIYKNEAGVGRALKEIDVPRDELFITTKVWNTDQGYENTLKAFDESLERLGLDYVDLYLIHWPTPEYDDYVDTYKAMEKLYKEGKVKAIGVCNFNEEHLQRLLDECEVPPAVNQVECHPFLAQDELKNFCHKHNIFVEAWSPLMQGGEVLNHPVVQGIADDHDKTGAQVILRWHLQNNSIVIPKSVTPSRIKENFDVFNFELSDDEMELIHNLDRGIRKGPKPSEMNVR; encoded by the coding sequence ATGCAGTATATAAAATTAAACAACGAAGTTGAAATGCCTCAGCTCGGATTTGGAGTCTGGCAGGTTGAAGATGAGGAAGCTACAGAAGCTGTTAAAGAAGCAGTACGGGTTGGATATCGTTCTATCGATACGGCTATGATTTATAAAAACGAAGCCGGTGTCGGACGTGCCCTTAAAGAAATAGACGTCCCCCGGGATGAATTGTTTATAACTACAAAAGTCTGGAATACAGATCAAGGATATGAAAACACTTTAAAAGCTTTTGATGAGAGTCTTGAACGTCTCGGCCTTGATTACGTGGACCTTTATTTAATTCACTGGCCTACTCCTGAGTACGACGACTATGTAGATACATATAAAGCGATGGAAAAGCTTTATAAAGAAGGTAAAGTTAAAGCTATCGGTGTCTGTAATTTTAACGAAGAGCACCTGCAGCGGCTTCTGGATGAGTGTGAAGTACCTCCTGCTGTAAACCAGGTGGAATGCCACCCATTTCTTGCTCAGGATGAATTAAAAAACTTCTGCCATAAGCACAATATTTTTGTGGAAGCATGGAGTCCGCTCATGCAGGGTGGAGAAGTTTTAAACCACCCAGTCGTTCAGGGTATTGCTGACGACCATGACAAAACAGGAGCTCAGGTTATTCTCCGCTGGCATCTGCAGAATAATTCGATTGTCATTCCAAAATCGGTAACTCCATCACGCATCAAGGAAAATTTTGATGTTTTTAATTTTGAACTGAGTGATGATGAGATGGAGCTTATTCATAATCTCGACCGTGGTATCCGTAAAGGGCCTAAACCTTCGGAAATGAACGTCCGTTAA
- a CDS encoding lipoate--protein ligase → MIYIDNENVTDPGINLALEEYALRKLPTDDSYLLFYVNKPCIIIGKNQNTHEEINKKFVDDNDIQVVRRLSGGGAVYQDLGNLSFSFLTKDDGNSFSNYAKFTQPVIEALEELGVNAELSGRNDIQVGERKISGNAQYSTKGKMFSHGTLLLDVEMENIVDSLNVNEEKIRSKGIKSVRARVANINEFLEEKMNVEELKKMILSYIFKDGNIPTYKFSDHEWDEIKELSAERYKNWDWNYGKNPKFDLHRSKRFEGAGTVDVRLNVGKGKITECRIFGDFFGVGEIEDLENLLKDTTYEKKALQEALSKTDLSYYFGEVSREDFIELIY, encoded by the coding sequence ATGATTTATATTGATAATGAAAATGTAACTGATCCGGGAATCAATTTAGCTTTGGAAGAATATGCTTTAAGGAAACTTCCGACGGACGACTCTTACCTGCTTTTTTATGTGAACAAGCCCTGTATTATAATAGGGAAGAATCAGAATACACATGAGGAAATCAATAAAAAATTCGTTGATGATAATGATATTCAGGTAGTCCGGCGTTTATCAGGAGGAGGGGCCGTTTATCAGGATCTCGGCAATCTCAGTTTTAGTTTTCTGACGAAGGACGATGGAAACAGCTTTTCCAATTATGCCAAGTTTACTCAGCCGGTAATAGAAGCCCTGGAAGAGCTTGGGGTAAATGCTGAACTAAGCGGGAGAAATGATATACAGGTAGGGGAAAGAAAAATTTCAGGCAATGCCCAGTATTCCACGAAAGGAAAAATGTTCAGCCACGGTACCCTTCTGCTCGATGTAGAAATGGAGAACATTGTGGATTCATTGAATGTAAACGAGGAAAAGATCCGTTCCAAAGGGATTAAATCTGTGCGGGCCCGGGTGGCGAATATCAACGAGTTTTTAGAAGAAAAGATGAATGTCGAAGAATTGAAGAAGATGATTTTAAGCTACATTTTTAAAGATGGGAATATACCAACATACAAGTTTTCTGACCATGAATGGGATGAAATAAAGGAACTTTCTGCAGAACGTTATAAGAACTGGGATTGGAATTATGGAAAAAACCCCAAGTTCGATCTTCACAGGTCAAAACGTTTTGAGGGAGCAGGTACGGTAGATGTCCGTTTAAATGTAGGAAAGGGAAAGATCACCGAATGCCGTATTTTCGGAGATTTTTTTGGAGTGGGAGAAATCGAAGATCTGGAAAACCTCCTGAAAGATACGACCTATGAAAAAAAAGCCCTGCAGGAAGCATTAAGCAAAACGGATCTTAGTTATTATTTCGGAGAGGTATCCAGAGAAGATTTTATAGAGCTTATATATTAA